gatagatttaataaaaaacaaaacatatgatagatttgacaaaatgaaaaaattatgaaccattttaggtaaaaactccTAAAATTTTCTTACATAGGTTCTTGAATTTGCGTCGTAAGGGGTCTCCCTCACCCACGGATAGAGATGGCAGACGATTCTTAGTTGCAACTTGCAACCTTTCGACCGCTTTTCTCAAGTTCCTTAGCTAAcaacaaataaattatataaaattttgaaaaatctttacttttaattgaaaacatctatttatctaatttttttaataagacaTTTGAGTGCACTGtattacttctttttttatgacCACACCGCAGAATTTTCATGTATATATTCTTGGATTTGTGAACTTTTAGGATAGCATCTTAAGTGGTCTCCCAATCCCACGGACTAGTGATGGCGGAAGGCTCTTCGTTGCGACCTTTGTACTGCTTTTCTCGTGATCCTTAACGGTAGCAATAACTATTATTAAGTTCTCGTCGGGACGTACTCTGGTCATGACGCGCTAAGAGGAGCATACGGCCATTTTCAAGGCCCTCGTCAGCTTGCCTAACCCTTCTAGGACAAGTAGTGACTCCCCTGACGTGAGCTCCATCGACTGGGGACCCAACTTAGACCTACCATCTTAGTAATTAGTTTTTCTCCATTATTGAAATATTGTCCACTTGGGGAAGACcacatttatttattgctCCCTCAATTATACTTCACAcagaaaaatatgtatatcattcaaaaaaaaatggtaagGTGGATCAGATGACCTAATACAAAACATTCATGCGCAAAAATAATAGAGATCGTACACAGTTTCTAGAAGTCGATCGATATAATAATAACTATGAGACCTAGCAAGTATATATTCATTATCAAGCTTCATATGTAGTGCAAAGAACATGCCTCCGCCATCGTCACATGACTAAGAATTCTGAATCCCCGCTTGATGCGATCAGATCACACTGATTTGCCCATCGAGCCCGGGGTCTCTCAATCATTAAAGTAGCAAACCTCAACTAGAAGATCGGGATCGATTTCTTTTGTGAACACGAGCTCGGGAATCGGGATAAGATACTGAAGCTGTCGTGTCCACTACCAATTTGTCAATCCCTACTGCCAAATCAGGTGGACAGGTGAGCTTTTCCATCACGAATCAGCGCCATGTCATCTTGGAGCCCCGTGGGCCTACCAACGATGAAGAATGAGCAAATATTGAGTGAGTATTACTCATTCACTTGAATGTGTAACACTCaatcaaaatatttgaaaGGGAGAAATTGATTCCACAACGGACCCACGGATTCTCACTTACTCATTCACTTGAATGTGTAACACTCaatcaaaatatttgaaagtgaaaaattcATCCCACAACGGACTCACGGATTCTCACTTACAATTACTTTCATTGATTCTTCACACTCCTTGAATATTTAGCCGTGAAGGAGAACCAACCAGGAGCCATGGGCCCACGTGCTACTGGACACCCACAGTTGGGCCAGAAAAGGTCATGAGATAAGCATATTTTGGAACCTTTATATGGGCTTTCCGTATACGACAAAGTTCGCTATCGGAGGGTCAGTTTGGTAATTTAAAGTGGAGGGTTAACGTTAATTCAGCGCAGCTGCCGAACCGCCGCGATGAGGACGACCAGGACGGAGATTGCATAGGATGACGACACGCCGGATCGCGTGGACGGTGATGCACCGCTAATGTCCATTACGCCCTCATACACCATCGCGCTATCAATCTCTGGCGGAGCCGAAGAGCTTGAAGTGCTCTCAGCCGGaggttgatcggatgatgccGACTTTTGGCTGCAAAATCACATCCCAAAGGTTGGTTAAACTTCTTGGAAGAATTCGGTGGCACAAACAATATGCAGCACCAAATGATTAAACTTTTCCAAAATatatgtctttttcttttttcttttttcagattataaaatttttttacgaatttaatataataaaaaattaagagttATATAAAGAAATTCATTAAAATCTGGAATCTTCAAGTTTCTAAAAGAGACGTCACTATATTAAAGACCCTTTCCAGTTAATTAATCTATTTAgataaatacatattttaaggACAAACCGATGATCCCGAATAGGATTAGGGGTCTCTAGACCCCATGCCACGACGAACTTACAAACTGGCTAGCTCTATGTAATACCAATATCAGAAACGACCTTGCCCTGAATCGATTCCGGCAACGGCTTAAAACACGAAACACGATACGCTAAAACATGAAACGCGATACCCTGGCACCGGTTAATATAGCAACTTAAGCATACGTAAGTGGTTCTTTCTAGGCTCGAAACATGTGATTGTGACTTTCAAGACCAAACACATTTCGTAGCAAAATGAAAGACTTGAATTAGAATAGAATAGAAGAGATTGGGAATTATGAAAGTTGAACAGCAGAGAGCTTTGACTCAGCCGCAACTCTGAAAAAGACATCGTCTCGTGCACAGCGGCAGCAATGGCATATCGGTGAAGTTCATGCACTATGGATgagatatttttcttcttgcCAGATATTTTATGGGGCACGGGCGTTGAAAAAAGCAATCGGCTTTAGTGTCCTAGAAGTCCATGTCAAATATTTCGATATCGGAATCTCCAACGAAACGATGGTCGGTTGAATTCCGACTGTTAAGTGTATACTAGCCGTGGATTTACAGAACACTGTAGAACATGCCCGATCCCGCCAAGAGGTATCGGGCCCGCTCTAGGTTCTTCGCGACTGGCTCGATAAAGATGCGTACAGGCTATAGACATTGTGACGTCCCACGTTAAATGTTGTGGGAAAGGAAGCCACTTATGGAATACATGATAAGGTTCTAAGAGAACTGAGTTTGGTTTGATTTGGGGTCCGGACTGTCCCTCCTACTCCTTACTCAAGAACTCGACCGGCTTTAAAGCACGAGCCATGTGATGTTATAACAATTAGACACcatcacctttttttttttttttgacaaatAAGTCCAGTGAAAAATTTTcagttataaaaaaattatgagattGGCCCTATGTCATAAATAATACTGTTGATTTAATTTCGAGACAaaaattgttaaattaaatttaaataaattaaagcagtaaatgagtgGACAGCAATGGAAAGCTCGAGCGGGCTATTCCATGCCAATTAATGTCCTAACCGACATATCGGCCGTTGGTTCATTCCCGCGGAGAGACCGAACTCGACGGTCCACCGGTGTCTGGAAAGACTAAAGTACCCTGACCAGTGCGGAGAAGGATTAAATGAAGAATTAGGGGTATAATAGTAAACTGACCTCTTGGTCGGCGCCGGGCAGAAGGTGATGACGTAATCCGCGTTGGCGCACGTGAAGGTGCTGGTCCCGTCGTCGTAGGCGTAGCTGTACGCGTCGGGGCACGCGCTCTTGAACGCCGCAGAGTACCGCGACGGCTTGCACGTCTGCGGTGAGCTGTACGCGCCGCTGCAGCAGTACTGCGGCTGCTGGAACGCCCCGCACGCGCTCTGGCATGCCACCCCCTTCCCCGCAGACTCCCCCGCATCCGTCACCCTCAGCTCCGAGGGGCACGTGCCGATGAGGTCGGCCATGCAGCCGGTGCTGGTGCAGTTGGCGCCGGAGCCGCCCTGAGGCACCACCAGCATCGGCAGGTTGTAGCCGTCCACCAAGCTCACGTCGAAGAAGTCGAGGCCCCTGcgattaaaatttaaataaatccCATATTAGACCTTTAACGAGTCCAACGAATTAGTCGGGACTCAATTGAAATTCTGAATATTAAAATTCACActcataaaattattaattttattaaatgccaaatttaattgatgttctattttattttatcttcttAAAGTTTGGAGTACCCGTCGCCGTCGAGCTTGAACTCGGCGAGGGTGGCGGGAGGGGTGGCGCCGCCGCCGGAGCACTCGAGCTTGTTGGAGCCGCAGTCGCCGGTGAGGCAGGAGAACTTGCCGGAGCCGGAGTCCGCCGTGCAGCGAGTCCGGCCCCAGAAGCGGCCGCCCCAGCCGGACGGGGGGGAGATGGCCCGGGACTCGCCCTTCTGGAGGGAGAAGCCGGTGGTGGAAAGCGCCGGCTCGCCGGCATTTGCCAGGATCCCCGGCCACACCGTGTAATCGCACTTGTTCACGATCGTAAAGGTTGTCGGTTCGACCCCTgcacataaaataaaacagaACAAAAttcaaaccaaaccaaaccgGCCAATTAATCCGACCGAACAGAGCAATTTCATCTCATGTTACCTCGGATGAACAATAACGGAGAGAACATCACAGCCAAAGCTGAAATCAAGAATGGAAATTTGGCCATTGGAGCTCTGGCTGTGATGAGAGATTGGCTACGgcagaaggagaagaggagtTGGGACTGTGGGGTCGGACCCAGaactcctcctcttcttctcctcctccttatTCGCGTAGGTGAGAGACTGGGGAGGAGGTTAAAGTTGCAGAGGAACAATGGCGGTGTATATAAGCCCAGAGAAGGTATGGAGAAGTACAGAGACTGTTAAAGAGAGGCGGCGCCTCCGtcagttttttatttttattttttttttcatgggTTGAGTCGATTTGTTTTTTGTGATGGGGGTGGGGGGGATGGATGAGTTACTGTGAATCTACTTGATTGATTAACTGTAAGTTCCTGCTAGTTGGAAGGGACACATTCAAGTGGGAATGAGCGACGTCGTTTTCAGTCCCAGCACCTTTAAATTAACATAAACGTGGGTTCTAATCGCGGACTAGTTTTCGCGTTCGCCCTCGAGGATCGGATGGTTAGTTAAACCGAGTCAAGGTATCGAAGCTGTTTTAGTTTTGAGCAATGGTAAACGgtggaaagaaaatgaaagaccATGCTGTCGACGAGCCGATTATGTAAGCTCCATACTATTAGTAATGACTAATATATAGCTTCTGTTTGGCAGTGTTTTGAGCATACGCTTTTTGACAAGCAACTTATCAAAAATACGGCTTATAAATTATGGGGGGTGCCGTGGTTAGTAATTTGTGTTGCTCATGTGCAATTGCAATACGAGAGTTCAAAATTTACTAAAAGCACTTCGTGATCAGAATGAGTAGTTTTTTAACCAATTGATTGAACTAATAGCCGACGATTTTATCGAATGTTTTCATCTGTTGGATTGAGACAAATCACTTCTGCAGAGGAAGCTTCATTCTTTTGTAGGACTATATGCTCACCAAGTCGTACAAGTTATGGTCTCCAACAGTAGTGTCACTTGGAGGTCATTTTCACGTCATGATGGCGCATCCAATCGACAATCTACCATGCCCAAACTTCATCACCAGTTCGTACGATGATGCAAAATTTTTCTGGTGTAAATAATTATTCTTCAGtccattcttcttctcttctcttcgaCTCATACTCGACACTCGACACTCGACACTCGACAGGACAGACACACACAGACAGACAAAGACTGAAAGACGGACAAGACGCCACGGTGCCCATCCCACCCCAACACCGATGCTGCCCTAGACACAGTCAACGCCGACGGTAAGCTAAGAAGCTTGTGACTCTCTCCAGCCCTCTGGTCTCACTCCGCCAGCTCTCGTTGCTCTCCAATTCGAGTCGGGTCTTCAGCGGCCCCACAGCGACAGAGTAGAGCTTTTGAGATAATTGGTGAGTTGTGTTTGGCTGTCTACAAGTAGAATGTTGCTTGGTCTGAGATATTTAGGGTACAGAGCTAAGACAGTTGAGAAATATCTAACGCAGGGTCAATTTCATCAGAAAGTTTCCCGTCATCATTTATAAGTCTCTTTTGTGGCATCAAATATTGGTGATAAGACATAGCGGTCTCAGAGTTGGAAAGCTTTTTGAATTCCTCATTTGTTTTCTCGGTGTGCGCTTGGTATTTGATGGACTCTGACTAATTCAAATTTGAGTTAACTTGGTCCAGAAGAATTTCTCATGTCCAATCGAGCAAAGTGGATATTTCCATCCTACTTGCTTCTACGAATCTCTTTACTATGTATTTTCTAGCACATAATGGATGCATAACTTCTCAGTTATATTTTGGACTCAGAGAGACATATATAATCTAGCATCATCTGTAAATTGTAATGATCAATTTACTGCATAGTTCAATTTTCACTTGCGGAGCTAATATgtcatttatttcaatttttttcatatcatTACACAGGCCCATGGCCTtccttataaaaaaattcgacatatgaattaattaaataattaaatatgcaTCTGATAATCAGAGTGCAAAGCATGAAAGAAccccacaaaaattgaattttattaattgcaGAGTAGAAATGATTAATTTCTGTGCGTTGGGTAGTTATGATATGAAAGGCCCTCGAACGGAACATACCAAAGAAATAGCGCAGTGTCATGTTGCCCGTGAAAGCAAGAATTCAATTTGCCCAAGAAAGGACTCGATTTTGTTGGGCAATCCTTTGAATGGTCAGCCTTTCTTCTCATATAATTACAGGTTCGGAGTGTTCATTATTCAACATTATATTTTGGACATGGTTTGAGCTATACGACTTTCCTCTTTGAGGACCGAGTTCGAGTTATCAAGAAATCATACTACCCATTGATGGCCTATTTTGGCCACACTTATTTATCTGTAAACGGGATATTCACGTAGATTGTACAGATTAATTAGGCAAAATTTGAATGTTCTTGTTTAACAAAAATAGAATTGATGAGAAGGAAATGtcgatttttttcaattaaaaggGAGGCAGTGAGTACTTACTTGGTTTTGTTTCGTGATTATAACTgaatcttttttgtttcatagatcatgtaatatatacatactatAAAGGAAAGGGCTCAGATTTTtaactttcaaaatttttcatattttttaactCGTGTACGTGATCTCCTCAACACTCAACTTTGTGCGGGCGGAATAtatctttattattttcagtGGGAATGTGACAGATtattcttttactttactatATCATCTATATGTGGCCAAACACTTCGGATTCTACTCTAATATTAATCATCATTTCTTAATAATTCAACTCGATGTCAATCATGTcttaaattgtaaaaacggTTCAATTCATGGACTGTTTATGAACCCTTCAGAAGTCTCTTTAGATCATGAGTAATATGCTGATCTAAGGATCCACGACCATGAACGGTTTATATGAACTAGACAAGATAACTTTTTAAGAAGAAATCTTGCCCCATTGTGTTTGTAAGTTTTGTTTTTCGTGATTTGCAAATTGAAGCTTCAGCTCTTAGTTCCGAATGCATCATTCTTATTAATTACATTATCTTTGGAAAAATTACAATTGTTGTGATAATCAAAGGCCAAGTATAAGTCACTAACTCCCAACGAAACTTGATTACAAGACATGGAAAATGACGCCCAAATATCGCTTTCCTGCGGGTCCTTCTCATTAAACGTAAGATGAGTAAGTTTAATCGGTTTTTGTGGTATGCTCCTTTTCATTAAGCTTCTAATATTACCTTGATGTACATCTAACATAAACATTATTCTAagattttgattaattaacaACAAAATTTGAACTTGAATTTACAATTAGATTGCAGCAAATTCGAAATTACCATAcatcttttacatttattatcTTATTATTAGTAACATATAGTTTCCTGCAATGTTTTTATTTGCAATTATCTAACATTATGTATTATGGTCATGATTGCAATATGATATTATTGAATAAACaatatttcaccaaaaaaaatttaacaataGAGTCTTTAAGTCAAGAAATTGGATAGAAGTTGATTATTgagggaaaaaagagaaatatagaaaagaaaaacttagATAAACACTGAACATAGGGAGTCATGTCAATTTGATATTGCATAAACGAAATTATCGTGACTTATGGAAAACGTATAGCAATTTGTTTGCCTAACTAGTATTTGTCCAAGAATTCTTTTCGATTATTAAGGAGGTCCATGAATTCAATACaaagatgaaaattttaaattcaagaGTACAAGCCATCCACtaaacaaaattgaaattaaaatctcCTAATTACCAAATGAGATTGTGTATGCCACTACACTATTCACCTTTCTAATTTGTTCAAATATTTTAGTTTAACCTTATTTATTCAAGGcatattcttttctttcaagGAAAaaactctcttttttattttggtaaactaatatataatttattagttCATCTTTGCTTTTTCTAATATGGAATATTAAAGTTCAATAATAATGAGAAATGAAGAGAGGGATGACCAACTcgcccaatttttttttattcatgtaagcataataaaaaatcatatggTTGCGTTGACAATCTAAATTCTTAGTTAAGTTTTAAACgttcaaaaataatttcaggATAATTCTTGTATTAAGAATGTGTTTAATTTAAACTCCATTCTTTGTAAACTCATCGCTCATAGCTTTACCTCTAACATTTAATTAGATGGATAATGAAATACGGAAAATAAATCTAGGAAAATTGTTAGAGAGATAAAACGAGATCAACGAAATTTGGGGGGTCATATtgtattgaaaaaaaaaagaagaagaaaagaagaagagaaaagcaATGAAAAGAGAGAACCATTGACAACTCATGGGAGTTACTGTTTGTAAATGTGCCTTAATAAGTTAATACCAACATATAAGCTTCTGAATGACACGTgtatttgtttcaatttaattaaataaatggttaaaaattagttacgaattagttataagagaaaatgaatgtaagaaagagggaaaatgagagataatgatctaaactacttaatcattaaacAGAAATCATTCacaaatagaaaaattttacttaataagataagtcatttttcacttatcg
Above is a window of Punica granatum isolate Tunisia-2019 chromosome 7, ASM765513v2, whole genome shotgun sequence DNA encoding:
- the LOC116213519 gene encoding pathogenesis-related thaumatin-like protein 3.5 isoform X2, with product MAKFPFLISALAVMFSPLLFIRGVEPTTFTIVNKCDYTVWPGILANAGEPALSTTGFSLQKGESRAISPPSGWGGRFWGRTRCTADSGSGKFSCLTGDCGSNKLECSGGGATPPATLAEFKLDGDGGLDFFDVSLVDGYNLPMLVVPQGGSGANCTSTGCMADLIGTCPSELRVTDAGESAGKGVACQSACGAFQQPQYCCSGAYSSPQTCKPSRYSAAFKSACPDAYSYAYDDGTSTFTCANADYVITFCPAPTKSQKSASSDQPPAESTSSSSAPPEIDSAMVYEGVMDISGASPSTRSGVSSSYAISVLVVLIAAVRQLR
- the LOC116213519 gene encoding pathogenesis-related thaumatin-like protein 3.5 isoform X1; the protein is MAKFPFLISALAVMFSPLLFIRGVEPTTFTIVNKCDYTVWPGILANAGEPALSTTGFSLQKGESRAISPPSGWGGRFWGRTRCTADSGSGKFSCLTGDCGSNKLECSGGGATPPATLAEFKLDGDGGLDFFDVSLVDGYNLPMLVVPQGGSGANCTSTGCMADLIGTCPSELRVTDAGESAGKGVACQSACGAFQQPQYCCSGAYSSPQTCKPSRYSAAFKSACPDAYSYAYDDGTSTFTCANADYVITFCPAPTKRIRLH